In Marmota flaviventris isolate mMarFla1 chromosome 5 unlocalized genomic scaffold, mMarFla1.hap1 SUPER_5_unloc_2, whole genome shotgun sequence, one DNA window encodes the following:
- the LOC139703654 gene encoding olfactory receptor 2T2-like → MERGNDTGTGFFLLGLFPGLWQLGTLVTCVLLVYIFAFTGNLVLALLIWADSRLHTPMYILLSQLSLIDLALISTTVPKMAINFFSGKKDISKAACGAQVFFFFTLGGGECLLLALMSYDRYVAICSPLLYPAIMNSRVCLQMALVCWGGGALNSLVNTIYTMHFPFCGSREIHHFFCEMPAILKLSCGDTSLYETVVSIICIVFVLLPLGFIVSSYILIFLTVLRMNSPEGRRKALATCSSHLAVVSLYYGPALVIYMTPQSAHTAEQDQGLSMINTIFTPLLNPLIYSLRNKDVLTALRKVVGRRGTLNWT, encoded by the coding sequence ATGGAGAGAGGGAATGACACGGGGACGGGTTTCTTTCTCCTGGGGCTTTTCCCAGGGCTGTGGCAGCTCGGCACCCTCGTCACTTGTGTCCTTCTTGTCTATATCTTCGCCTTCACGGGGAACTTGGTCCTGGCACTCTTGATCTGGGCCGACTCTCGCCTCCACACGCCCATGTACATCCTCCTCAGCCAGCTCTCTCTCATTGACCTGGCCTTGATCTCCACCACGGTGCCCAAGATGGCCATTAACTTCTTTTCAGGGAAGAAAGACATCTCGAAAGCTGCTTGTGGGGCCcaggttttcttcttctttacccTTGGTGGTGGCGAGTGCCTGCTGCTGGCCCTCATGTCTTATGACCGCTACGTGGCCATCTGCAGCCCCCTGCTTTATCCAGCCATCATGAACTCCAGAGTTTGCCTGCAGATGGCGCTGGTGTGCTGGGGCGGAGGGGCCCTGAATTCCCTGGTCAACACCATCTACACCATGCATTTCCCCTTCTGTGGCTCCAGGGAAATCCACCACTTCTTCTGTGAGATGCCGGCCATCCTAAAGCTCTCCTGCGGAGACACCTCCCTCTACGAGACAGTGGTGTCCATCATCTGCATCGTGTTTGTGCTTCTCCCCCTGGGATTCATCGTCTCTTCCTACATCCTCATCTTCCTCACCGTCCTGAGGATGAACTCTCCAGAGGGCAGGAGGAAAGCCCTGGCCACCTGCTCCTCTCATCTGGCTGTCGTCAGCCTCTACTATGGGCCAGCCCTAGTCATCTACATGACCCCCCAGTCTGCCCACACTGCAGAACAGGACCAAGGGCTCTCCATGATCAACACCATCTTCACCCCCCTGCTCAACCccctcatctacagcctgaggaacaaggatgtGCTTACTGCACTGAGAAAGGTGGTGGGGCGAAGGGGCACTTTAAATTGGACATGa
- the LOC139703655 gene encoding olfactory receptor 2T27-like, which produces MEENETSTDFVLLGLFPRFGHPSLLVLIILLLYTMAFAGNSTLLLLIWLDPRLHAPMYFLLSQLSVIDLAYISSTVPKMLANHFSGKRSISFLACAAQMFAFLTLGLAECILLTLMAYDRYLAVCNPLRYTVLMSPKVCLQMAVSAWAGGALAALVHTVYPMHFPICGSREIDHYFCEMPAILRMSCVDTSVYEMVKFVSTIVFLLVPFLLILASYTVIFLTVLRMNSLKGRNKALATCSSHLTVVSLYFGQAIFIYMTPSSAHTPEQDQIGAVLGTIVTPMLNPLIYSLRNKEVVGALRKCLGRGCSCSQECSSLNFQRSHLHLTS; this is translated from the coding sequence ATGGAGGAGAACGAAACCTCGACGGATTTCGTGCTGCTTGGGCTCTTCCCCAGGTTCGGGCATCCCAGCCTCCTGGTCCTTATCATTCTCCTCTTATACACCATGGCCTTTGCTGGAAACTCCACGCTGCTCCTCCTCATCTGGCTGGACCCCCGTCTGCACGCCCCCATGTACTTCCTACTCAGCCAGCTGTCTGTCATTGACCTAGCTTACATCTCCAGCACGGTGCCCAAGATGCTAGCCAACCATTTCTCAGGGAAGAGGAGCATTTCCTTCCTGGCCTGTGCTGCCCAGATGTTTGCCTTCCTCACCCTGGGCCTTGCTGAGTGCATCCTGCTGACCctcatggcctatgaccgctactTGGCTGTCTGTAACCCCCTGAGGTACACAGTCCTCATGAGCCCCAAGGTCTGTTTGCAGATGGCTGTCTCGGCCTGGGCTGGAGGAGCTCTTGCAGCACTTGTGCACACCGTCTACCCCATGCACTTCCCCATCTGTGGCTCCAGGGAGATCGACCATTACTTCTGTGAGATGCCCGCCATTCTGAGGATGTCTTGTGTGGACACGTCCGTCTATGAGATGGTGAAATTTGTGTCAACCATTGTGTTTCTGCTGGTCCCATTTCTTCTCATCCTGGCCTCCTACACTGTCATCTTCCTCACCGTCCTCAGGATGAACTCTCTGAAGGGCAGGAACAAAGCCCtggccacctgctcctcccacctgACAGTGGTGAGTCTCTACTTTGGCCAGGCCATCTTCATCTACATGACACCCAGCTCTGCCCACACGCCGGAGCAAGACCAGATAGGAGCTGTGCTGGGCACCATAGTGACCCCCATGCTCAACCccctcatctacagcctgaggaacaaggaggtgGTGGGCGCCCTAAGGAAGTGCCTGGGGAGGGGCTGCAGCTGCTCTCAAGAGTGTTCTAGCCTCAACTTTCAGAGGAGCCACCTTCACCTCACATCCTGA